A genomic window from Silene latifolia isolate original U9 population chromosome 11, ASM4854445v1, whole genome shotgun sequence includes:
- the LOC141613971 gene encoding protein FAR1-RELATED SEQUENCE 5-like yields MSVSHVMLQNITLSPLQYHRLQYMTENTFVVPVVPVPTPQCIDVDEVHAGNRLSLMVTPGGSEEWVRNIATEFTPTIGQTFATLDEGIQFYETYAIAYGFEPRKSSTKRFRSSGDIRTKLIVCHREGFRDSKPTILPITGEEEESMVKAYNPKKTKVTRIGCKARIFFKFVIKEIDQVQVPLFVVDQFHAAHNHRLSPLKYREFQKKCRNLALQHKQTIVDNCKVNIGPTSTFRSVKEYVDGYENIGASLTDFKNFGREIKCFIGLKDAQMFVDQLETLHETQEGFYYAYDIDQNKCLFRVFWADAVARRNYALYGEAVTFDPTYSTNKYDMIFAPFTGVDHHKKSVTFGASLISRENDQNFKWIFTKFLDFFGDSSREGKSTRFLEVEDSIFNKTYTVAFNPSTFDATCSCKLFERKGYICKHIIWILSGKGIKKIPDKYLLSRWTKNTKKMPLYDVHGQLLDDFTSSDVTKLKISTVWSEFYSTLTLLKSLP; encoded by the exons ATGTCAG tatcacatgttatgcttCAGAATATCACATTGAGTCCTTTACAGTATCATAGGCTGCAGTACATGACTG AAAATACTTTTGTTGTCCCTGTGGTACCTGTTCCTACTCCACAATGCATAGACGTTGATGAGGTGCATGCTGGGAATCGTCTTTCTTTGATGGTGACCCCTGGAGGTTCTGAAGAGTGGGTCAGAAATATTGCAACTGAATTTACACCTACAATAGGACAAACTTTTGCTACGTTAGACGAGGGTATACAGTTTTATGAGACTTATGCAATAGCATATGGTTTTGAACCAAGGAAATCTTCAACGAAAAGGTTTCGTAGTAGTGGAGATATTAGGACAAAATTGATTGTGTGTCACCGGGAAGGATTTAGGGATTCTAAGCCGACAATATTACCCATTACTGGTGAGGAGGAGGAGTCAATGGTCAAGGCCTATAATCCGAAGAAGACTAAGGTTACTAGGATTGGGTGTAAAGCTAGGattttctttaaatttgttattaaagAAATTGACCAAGTTCAAGTGCCACTCTTTGTTGTTGATCAGTTTCATGCTGCCCATAACCACCGTCTTTCTCCACTCAAGTATAGAGAATTTCAGAAAAAATGTAGAAACCTTGCTTTGCAACATAAACAAACCATCGTTGATAATTGCAAGGTCAATATTGGCCCAACCTCTACTTTCAGGTCCGTCAAGGAATATGTTGACGGCTATGAAAATATTGGAGCTTCTTTGACTGACTTTAAGAATTTTGGAAGGGAAATCAAGTGTTTTATAGGTCTTAAGGATGCTCAAATGTTTGTAGACCAGTTGGAAACCCTTCATGAAACCCAGGAAGGTTTTTATTATGCCTATGATATTGATCAGAATAAGTGTTTGTTTCGTGTATTTTGGGCTGATGCAGTAGCACGTCGTAATTACGCTCTATACGGTGAGGCGGTGACTTTTGACCCAACCTATTCAACTAATAAGTACGACATGATCTTTGCTCCCTTTACTGGTGTTGATCATCATAAGAAGTCCGTCACTTTTGGCGCTTCGCTTATTTCTAGGGAGAATGACCAGAATTTTAAatggattttcacaaaattcttAGATT TCTTTGGTGATTCTTCAAGGGAGGGCAAGTCTACAAGGTTCCTAGAAGTTGAAGATTCTATCTTCAATAAGACTTACACTGTCGCATTTAATCCTTCAACGTTTGATGCAACATGTTCATGCAAGCTGTTTGAGAGGAAGGGATACATATGTAAACACATCATCTGGATTTTATCAGGTAAAGGGATCAAAAAGATACCTGATAAGTATCTTCTCAGTAGGTGGACAAAGAACACTAAAAAAATGCCCTTGTATGATGTTCACGGTCAATTGTTGGATGATTTTACTTCGTCGGATGTCACTAAGCTTAAGATTTCGACTGTCTGGTCTGAATTCTACTCAACATTAACACTGCTCAAATCTCTGCCTTAA